AGGGCCTATCCCGCAAACCGGCTGGTGAAAGGGCAGCCCTTCCCGGTCTACTGGAACATGCCCACGTCGCGCTGCAGCTCCCACAGACGCGTCGACCTGCACTTGGGCGACTTTGGTATTGTAACCAATAGAAATGAGATGTTTATTGGAGAGAAACTCACGATATTTTATTCTGGGCGGTTGGGAATTTATCCAACTTATCATAGTGGGGATCCCGAAAATGGGGGGCTCCCCCAGAACATGAGCCTGGAGGACCACCTGCGACAGGCCAGGATAGACATCGACAACTTTTTAGCCAAGGACTACCAGGGGTTGGCGGTGATAGACTGGGAGGATTGGCGCCCACTGTACGCAAGGAACTGGGGCTCCAAGAGAGTCTACCAGACAAAATCACAGGAGCTTGTCCGGGGGAGgaacctctctctctttctctccagttGTCTTGGTGCGGAGCAGCGCTTGAATCGTCACGGTGTGGAAAACCGGTGCTGGGACAAGGGATTCATACGGGTCAACATGGCCATGATAGTCCGAATGGCGTCAGGTCCCGCTCCGGCCGTTGTTGACCCCACCCCGGGGTAAGCGGGGCCTTTGGGTCGTGGAGATTCGACCCGCAGCCGCCACCTGCTCCAACTTGCAGTTCGTTTGCAGATTGATCTGGTCCGCACTCTGGGCGAGAGCGCAGCGATGGGGGTGAGTGGAGCCATTCTGTGGGGGTCCATCGACTTCTCCAGAACCACGGTAAGCGCTCCCTTActacccctcccacagtgcggcgctccctcactgccccttccaccgtgcggcgctccctcactgcccctcccacagtgcggcgctccctcactgcccctcccacatTGCGACGCTCCCTCAGTACAGCGTAACTCGCCGTCGGGACCAGGGGGGCTGTGGGCCAGGGTtcgggaggggtgtggggtgggggggggggggggggaggggagagggggtgccgAGGTTTCGCGGGTGATGCGGCGGTTAACTCTCCTGGTGCGCTTGGTGTTGCCAGGAAAACTGCCAGGCCGTGAAGGACCAGGTGCATAATGTGTTGGGGCCGTACATCCTGAACCTGACCGCGAGTGTACGGTTCTGCAGCCGGACGCTGTGCTCCAACCACGGCCGCTGCTACCGCCGCAACGCCGACGAGGATGTTTTCCTGCACTTGAACAGCAAGTCGTTCCGCATCGTGAAGCGCAAACGGCGCACCGACAACGTTTTCATCAAGGGCCGGCCCAGTCTGTCGGACAAGAGGAATTACAAAGCCCACTTCCAGTATCAGTGTTACCGGGGCTGGAACGGCACCCGATGCACCCGGTACAAAAAGCCCATCGACTCGTGCCGAGTCGAGACCTCCCCGCTCACACTTGTCCTTGTCCTGCTCCTGAGCCTTCTCCTCATATGATGGATGTAGTTCCTgtccaaaataaaaacaatatccTGAAACTCTCCCTGTTCAATTCACTTCTGTGTGTTTGGTCTTGTGACACAGAGGCTCACTCATAACACAGAtctggcccatcggcccaccgtctCCACCTACCACACTTGTCAACACCAATCCCACCCACCCGCACTGTGACTCCTCTGCCTTCACCACTCAAGAACGCGCAAAGGCTCCTGAAATGTAGGTGTTGCGGGGCAAATGGATTAGCGTGGGATTGATACAGATTCCTCCGCGTCCACGTTCTGGCCAGATTGTTgcatcctccccctcaccccggcTCCGCAGCGCCCGGCCTCCGCCGCCTCTCCGGATGAAGCGAGAGACGGGCGCGGGTCGCGGGTGAGCGGAGCCGGGTGCCGGGAGTTGGCGGCTCGGCGGAGACAGGCCGCCACCGCCGCAGCCCAGGGTGAGTGCAGGGAAATCGAGGTCGGGGCTGCGGCCTAGTGTCCGgccgaattccacaaattcatagcgtcagaaggcagtggaggccgattcattggatAGGAGGCAGCACCCGCTCCACAATAATTCAATGCAGGTACCTCGCTAGAGTTAGTTCTCAGCCCCCTCCTACTATACTCCCTGTTCACTCACGACAGTGCGGCCAAAttcagctctaactccatctacaagtttgcagccgacaccactgtggtgggtagacacaaaatgttggagtaactcagcgggtgaggcagcatctatggagagaaggaattggcgacgtttcgggtcgagacccttcttcacctgatCATGAACAAAGATGAGACGGAGAACTTAGTGACACGGTGTCACGACATCAACCTCCCCCACGATGTCAGCGAGagaaaggagctagttattgaccatGGGGAACTTGTCCCCGTCAGCACCAATGGTGACGTAGTGGAGgtggtcgagagcttcaagttcccaggTGTAAACATCACCAACAATCTGCCCAGGGACAACCACATTGAGGCTACGGCcacgaaagcacatcaacgcctctacttcctcgggAGACCAAGGAGGTTCGGCACGTCTCCAACGTCCCTTCCCAACGTCAACATGTGCAtcgtatcgggatgcatcacagctcggtttgggaactgctctgcccaagaccacaagaaagcgctgagagttgtggatgtagcccagtccgtcacacagaccagacaccccaccaccgactccatctacgcttcacgctgcctcgggaaagcagccaacatcatcaagatccactcacaccccggtcattccctcttctcccatttggtagaagatgcagaagcttgaaaacacgcACAACCACATTCAGGAGCAGCCTCTTACCCGCTGTTATCACACACTTGAATAGGGCTCACATAAACTAACAATGTTTTTTGAATCTTCCAATCTTCCTCATTCCGACTGTTGCACTTTATTCTCTGCACTTTGCACCTGTAACATTATTTTCTGCaccctggtatttttctctttgcgctACCTGGTGTCCACGGGTATGTCATGATTATACTCAGGTCTGGTATTATTTGACCATATCACGTATcaacattgttggctgtggtgaaCGTGACATAACTAACAAGGTGGCCAGGGCCCAGCTTGTCCAGTGACCGATGGCCTGGACGTGGTGTGACCCAGGGCGGCTGCCCGCACcctaccccatctatgccgcTCTCTGTTTGCTGTCGCTCACCTCCGTGGGCCAGGGCATTTTCCGCAAACCGGTCATGCCCCCGCTGGTGGAAGGGCAGCCCTTCCAGGTCTACTGGAACGTGCCCGCGGCGCGCTGCAGCTCCCACAGACGAATCAACCTGTACTTGGAACAATTTGGTATTGTAACCAACGAAAATGAGAGGTTTGTTGGAAAGCAAATCACGGTATTTTATGCTACGCGGTTCGGGCATTATCCTTATTATTACGACGAGGTTCCCGTAAATGGGGGGCTCCCCCAGAACATGAGCCTGAGGGAACACCTGCGTCAGGCCAGGGCAGACATCCACAACTTCCTATCCAAGGACTACGCGGGGCTGGCGGTGATAGAATGGGTGTCGTGGCGCCCCCTGTACGCAAGGAACACGGGCTACAGGGAAGTCTACCAGACAAAATCAATGGAGCTTGTCCGGGGGAGGAACCCCCGATGGAATCAAAGCCAGGTCGAAGCTGAAGCTAAGAGGGATTTTGACCAGGCGGCTAGAATCTACATGAGCTCTTCCCTGAGGCTGGGCCAGTCGATGCGACCGAAGGCCCACTGGGGATTCGCACTCTTCCCGGATTGCTACAACGGCAACTACGGGGAAGAGTTCCCCACGTACGACGGCCACTGCCCAGATATCGAGATCAAGCGCAACAATGAGCTGACGTGGATGTGGACTCGGAGCTCTGCCCTCTACCCGACCGTCTACCTGGAGGAGGCACTCCATTCGGAGCGCGGCAAACTTTACGCCAGATACCGGGTAAAGGAAGCCATGCGTGTGGCTTTGCTGACCAAAGAGGAATACGCTCCGCCCGTTTACATCTACTGCCGCTCCCACTACATGAACAGCAGAACCCTCACGCCCCTCAAGGAGGTGAGTAGAGGCCGTGCACCTGGCCAGCGTTCCCTTGCAACTCCatagccgcccccccccccccccccccccccccccccgtccgctCTGATGGTCATTGAGCGGAAACGttgattacccccccccccccccctcacagttGTAGAGAGTAATGTCGtcctccgtccctccctccctccctccctccctccctttccccccctctccctccttctccccactctccctccctctcaatctcctcctctccctacctccctctccctctccccactctccctccctccccctctccccatctccctctcccctctctccctccctctccccctctccatctccccatctctccctctctctctttctctctctcgtcgAGTCGGCCTCGTGTGGAGCAGCGCTCGAATCGTCGCGGTGTGGAAACCAGCAGGGCACTTGCGGGGACTaggaattcatagaaacatagaaacatagaaacatagaaattaggtgcaggagtaggccattcggcccttcgagcctgcaccgccattcaatatgatcatggctgatcatcccaactcagtatcccgtacctgccttctctccataccccctgatccccttagccacaagggccacatctaactccctcttaaatatagccaatgaactggcctcaactaccctctgtggcagagagttccagagattcaccactctctgtgtgaaaaagttcttctcatctcggttttaaaggatttcccctttatccttaagctgtgaccccttgtcctggacttccctaacatcgggaacaatcttcctgcatctagcctgtccaaccccttaagaattttgtaagtttctataagatcccctctcaatcttctaaattctagagagtataaaccaagtctatccagtctttcttcataagacagtcctgacatcccaggaatcagtctggtgaaccgtctctgcactccctctatggcaataatgtccttcctcagatttggagaccaaaactgtacgcaatactccaggtgtggtctcaccaagaccctgtacaactgcagtagaacctctctgctcctatactcaaatccttttgcaatgaaagctaacataccattcgctttctttgctgcctgctgcacctgcatgcctaccttcaatgactggtgtaccatgacacccaggtctcgctgcatctccccctttcccaatcggccaccatttagataatagtctgctttcctgtttttgccaccaaaatggataacctcacatttatccacattatactgcatctgccaaac
This Leucoraja erinacea ecotype New England chromosome 16, Leri_hhj_1, whole genome shotgun sequence DNA region includes the following protein-coding sequences:
- the LOC129704633 gene encoding hyaluronidase-4-like — translated: MAWTWCDPGRLPAPYPIYAALCLLSLTSVGQGIFRKPVMPPLVEGQPFQVYWNVPAARCSSHRRINLYLEQFGIVTNENERFVGKQITVFYATRFGHYPYYYDEVPVNGGLPQNMSLREHLRQARADIHNFLSKDYAGLAVIEWVSWRPLYARNTGYREVYQTKSMELVRGRNPRWNQSQVEAEAKRDFDQAARIYMSSSLRLGQSMRPKAHWGFALFPDCYNGNYGEEFPTYDGHCPDIEIKRNNELTWMWTRSSALYPTVYLEEALHSERGKLYARYRVKEAMRVALLTKEEYAPPVYIYCRSHYMNSRTLTPLKEIDLVRTLGESAAMGASGAILWGSVDFSRTTASCLSVQKQVQNVLGPYILNLTAAVRTCSLTLCANHGRCFRRNAEEDVFLHLNSKSFRILKRSKAGGGKVSIKGRASLLDKRDYKSHFQCQCYRGWNGVRCSRYRNPSASCRAETSPLTLVLVLLLSLLLI